The Nitrospira sp. genome contains a region encoding:
- a CDS encoding efflux transporter outer membrane subunit: MTYTRPTRLWRSSCVLVILTLSACSWFPAVNLAPKYDPPQYVVPDSWHGSSPFVEAKPADGALRPDWWKLYNDPVLEKLVEQAMAANPDLQAAAERFVQARDIMMAARSQYFPRIGLEMGASHRRQSFDRIFRPENSPLQSSTVDPGGIASWEPDFWSALRNAAQAEIYRAEERAAEYGLARLSLQAEVAANYFTVRGFDAQTAIYKQSIDLYRDTLNVVKTQFAGKIASALDVARVESLLYGTETRLARIEGQRQVAEQAIAVLLNLTPDSFSIEPIDELRMAKFAIPGTIPSTLLERRPDVAMMERRMAEANRVIGIARAAFFPNVSFRLDGGFEEKGLDLIKLANSFWSYGATFSVPLFQSGYRRAQLQQAWSAYRETEDLYRVTVLKAFREVANNLTMTNRLTVAGERQDAAVGANFKTQNLTMQLYRGGLANSLEVIYAQLATLEARISSVEIKTELLKSTVDLIRAFGGGWTRGQLPSDDQIQPFGIFQYSDLDKPKPAGGIDVNTGESAKPYNDLTKPHVP; encoded by the coding sequence ATGACATATACCCGGCCGACTCGGTTATGGCGAAGCAGCTGCGTGCTGGTGATCCTGACGTTGTCGGCTTGTAGTTGGTTCCCGGCGGTCAATCTGGCGCCAAAATATGACCCCCCGCAATACGTCGTTCCTGACTCGTGGCACGGTTCGAGTCCCTTTGTGGAGGCAAAACCGGCCGATGGAGCACTCCGTCCGGATTGGTGGAAACTGTATAACGATCCGGTGCTGGAAAAGCTTGTTGAACAGGCGATGGCGGCGAATCCGGATCTGCAAGCCGCTGCCGAACGGTTTGTCCAAGCCCGCGATATCATGATGGCGGCCCGGTCGCAGTACTTCCCTCGCATCGGTCTCGAGATGGGCGCTTCTCACAGGAGACAATCTTTCGATCGGATCTTTCGTCCCGAAAACAGTCCGCTGCAGTCCAGCACCGTGGATCCAGGCGGCATTGCATCCTGGGAGCCTGATTTTTGGTCGGCTCTCCGCAATGCTGCACAGGCGGAGATCTACCGTGCCGAAGAACGTGCGGCCGAATATGGCCTTGCGAGGTTGAGTCTGCAAGCCGAGGTCGCGGCAAACTATTTCACTGTGCGTGGTTTCGACGCCCAGACGGCGATCTATAAGCAATCGATTGATCTCTACCGAGATACGCTCAATGTTGTCAAAACTCAGTTCGCCGGTAAGATCGCCTCGGCACTCGACGTCGCCCGTGTCGAATCGTTGCTCTACGGCACAGAGACGAGATTGGCGAGAATTGAAGGCCAGCGTCAGGTGGCTGAACAGGCGATCGCTGTGCTGCTTAATTTGACGCCGGACAGTTTCTCGATTGAGCCGATCGATGAGCTCCGGATGGCGAAGTTCGCGATCCCTGGAACTATTCCGTCCACTTTGCTCGAGCGCCGACCCGACGTCGCCATGATGGAGCGACGCATGGCTGAGGCGAACCGAGTCATTGGGATTGCCAGGGCCGCCTTTTTCCCCAATGTCTCGTTCCGGCTTGACGGCGGATTTGAAGAGAAGGGCCTGGATTTGATCAAGCTCGCGAACAGCTTCTGGTCCTATGGCGCGACGTTCTCGGTCCCGCTCTTTCAGAGTGGCTACCGCCGCGCACAATTGCAACAGGCCTGGTCGGCCTATCGCGAGACGGAAGATCTGTACCGAGTGACCGTACTCAAAGCCTTTCGTGAAGTGGCGAACAATTTGACTATGACAAACCGTCTGACGGTTGCCGGAGAGAGGCAGGATGCGGCGGTCGGAGCAAACTTCAAAACACAAAATCTCACGATGCAACTCTATCGGGGAGGGTTGGCGAACAGTCTTGAAGTGATTTACGCGCAGCTCGCCACCCTTGAAGCCCGCATCAGCTCGGTGGAAATTAAGACGGAACTGCTGAAGTCTACCGTCGATCTCATTCGTGCGTTCGGCGGGGGATGGACCCGTGGTCAACTCCCATCCGATGATCAGATTCAGCCGTTCGGTATTTTCCAATATTCCGATCTCGACAAACCGAAACCGGCGGGGGGAATCGACGTCAATACCGGTGAATCAGCAAAACCCTACAATGATCTGACGAAACCCCATGTTCCATAA
- a CDS encoding DUF3365 domain-containing protein, producing MKWIGPLTVIPMIVLTWFTVRVDAADAPGVSPETVADYIHAIIETHRDFYATHVVERLEEQEGVKADGEWRTQKKTVPLPVQVINETSQMFATKVTGIRYRLISLWPINRKNGPRDPLDKSGLEAVAARPEQPVTRTVKIDDQTYFHAVYADRAIRQACVACHNNHPNSPKKDFQIGDIMGGLVIEFPLGKQ from the coding sequence ATGAAATGGATCGGTCCGTTAACAGTCATTCCAATGATCGTTCTTACTTGGTTCACGGTGAGGGTCGACGCCGCAGACGCACCGGGCGTTTCCCCGGAAACGGTTGCGGATTATATACATGCTATTATTGAAACCCACCGTGACTTCTATGCGACTCATGTCGTCGAACGCCTAGAAGAGCAGGAAGGAGTCAAAGCGGACGGAGAATGGCGCACCCAAAAGAAAACCGTACCACTGCCTGTTCAGGTCATTAATGAAACAAGCCAGATGTTCGCTACGAAAGTCACGGGAATCCGTTACCGATTGATCAGTCTGTGGCCCATCAACCGAAAAAATGGCCCGCGCGACCCTCTGGATAAGAGCGGCCTGGAAGCCGTGGCCGCGAGACCGGAACAGCCTGTTACTCGTACGGTCAAGATCGATGACCAAACATATTTTCATGCGGTGTATGCCGATAGAGCCATCAGGCAGGCCTGCGTGGCCTGCCACAACAACCATCCCAACAGTCCTAAGAAGGACTTTCAGATAGGTGACATTATGGGTGGCTTGGTCATTGAATTCCCGCTGGGGAAGCAGTGA
- a CDS encoding efflux RND transporter permease subunit — translation MNKLVQVALKKPYTFVVLAILILVFGALTIVEAPTDVFPNIQMPVSSVVWLYDGLMPQETEGRVTRVFEQMLTQTVEGIKTIVSTSYFGHSIINIFLQDGVDLAGSEADIVGISQTSVKALPPDVAAPMVMRLFPSQVPVAVLQVESDVQTPAELYNLCVMRIRPMLVTIPGAILPHPYGGQDMQVMINVDQDKLLARNLTTEDVHQAIEKQNLVLPGGDMKIKETDWLVLTNASPLKIEEFDDIPIKRDGNSFIHLRDVATVRLAGRVQTNSVLVDGKQAVIVVVMKSSEASTIDIVDGIKKMIPRISEVVPPDVKVSLISDSSEFVRDAIADVVHEMVIAAALVGFIVLVMLGSWRPTVIVLTSIPLSILCSLIGLHMLEESINIMTLGGLALAVGILVDNAAVMIENIDTHLAMGKPLEEAIIDAANQIILPTFVATLAITIVWVPLFHLSGIAGWVFPAMAEAVVFAMLASFILTYTLVPTMAKYILKVHHATGPEGGIFARFQHGFQNAFDRFRDGYTAQLEQVIAHRVGFVAISMVFAVASLGLFYFEGQEFFPQIKGGLLQMHMRAPLGLRIEAAGRVAARVSDDVRELLHGNVDAVVSNCGLPVGAHNLAFIPTPTIGTQDCDLTITLKDLRSPVWEYRQILRQRLTERYPGTEFTFQPADLTDKILNFGSLAPIDLQINGPDLYANYSYAQKLAGKFRQIPGAADVYIYQTMFQPTILVEGDRRFALGLNLNQRDFGFNMLLATAGSQQIDQKYWLDRSTQQSYRLNVYTPQPQLTSIKDLQTIPVAPEDRGREEGGATGVQLLGNMTNLSLIGTPGVVTHRNLLPMIDVLVSAEGRDLGGVLADVRHIAEIMKDDLPRGAEVEIHGQSEVMHDAFVELGGGLIIAILLVYLLIVVNFQSWLDPFIIITALVGAFAGIAWSLFVTKTYISVPAMTGAIMTMGTATANSILLVAYARERLAVHGDAIRAAVEAGKARIRPVLMTAAAMIIGMLPMATANSQNAPLGRAVMGGLTVATLFTLFFVPCVYAIIYNRRAVPQKERVQYE, via the coding sequence ATGAATAAGCTTGTCCAGGTTGCCTTAAAAAAACCTTATACCTTCGTAGTGCTGGCTATTCTCATCCTCGTATTCGGAGCGTTGACGATCGTCGAGGCACCGACCGACGTCTTCCCAAATATCCAGATGCCCGTCAGCTCCGTGGTCTGGCTCTACGATGGCCTGATGCCGCAAGAGACAGAGGGGCGAGTCACGCGCGTGTTCGAACAAATGTTGACGCAGACGGTCGAAGGCATCAAGACCATCGTGAGCACGTCGTACTTCGGCCACTCCATCATTAATATTTTTCTTCAGGATGGAGTCGATCTGGCTGGGAGCGAGGCCGATATCGTGGGGATCTCCCAGACCTCCGTCAAAGCCTTACCGCCGGATGTTGCCGCGCCCATGGTTATGCGGCTGTTTCCTTCCCAAGTGCCCGTCGCCGTGTTGCAAGTGGAATCCGATGTTCAAACGCCGGCGGAGCTCTACAATCTCTGCGTCATGCGAATTCGCCCCATGCTTGTCACCATCCCCGGCGCCATCCTGCCGCACCCTTACGGGGGGCAAGACATGCAGGTCATGATCAATGTCGATCAGGATAAACTGCTGGCCCGTAACCTCACCACGGAGGACGTGCACCAAGCCATTGAAAAGCAGAATCTCGTGCTGCCCGGCGGGGACATGAAGATCAAGGAAACCGACTGGCTTGTTCTGACGAATGCATCCCCATTGAAGATTGAAGAGTTCGACGACATCCCGATCAAGCGAGACGGTAACTCGTTCATTCACCTGCGCGACGTGGCCACGGTCCGCCTTGCCGGCCGGGTACAAACGAACTCCGTGCTGGTCGACGGCAAACAGGCCGTCATCGTCGTCGTCATGAAGAGCAGCGAGGCGTCGACCATCGATATCGTGGATGGAATCAAGAAAATGATCCCACGCATCTCGGAGGTCGTTCCTCCTGATGTGAAGGTGAGTCTGATCAGCGATTCCTCGGAATTCGTCAGGGATGCCATCGCTGATGTGGTGCACGAAATGGTCATTGCCGCCGCACTCGTCGGATTCATCGTGCTGGTGATGCTCGGCTCTTGGCGCCCGACCGTCATCGTGCTCACCTCGATCCCACTCTCCATCCTCTGCTCTCTCATCGGTCTCCATATGCTCGAAGAATCGATCAATATCATGACTCTAGGCGGATTAGCGTTGGCGGTCGGCATTCTCGTCGACAACGCCGCGGTCATGATCGAGAATATCGATACCCACCTCGCCATGGGCAAGCCGTTGGAAGAGGCGATCATCGACGCCGCGAATCAGATCATTCTTCCCACGTTCGTCGCCACCCTTGCCATCACGATCGTGTGGGTCCCACTGTTCCATCTGAGCGGCATTGCCGGTTGGGTGTTCCCGGCGATGGCGGAGGCCGTCGTCTTCGCCATGTTGGCCTCCTTTATCTTGACCTATACCCTCGTGCCGACCATGGCGAAGTACATTTTGAAGGTTCATCACGCGACCGGGCCGGAGGGCGGCATCTTTGCCCGCTTCCAACATGGGTTCCAGAATGCCTTCGACCGATTCCGCGATGGTTATACAGCGCAACTTGAACAGGTGATCGCCCATCGCGTGGGGTTCGTCGCAATCTCGATGGTGTTCGCAGTGGCCTCGCTCGGTCTGTTTTACTTCGAGGGGCAAGAGTTTTTCCCTCAGATCAAAGGCGGCTTGTTGCAGATGCACATGCGGGCGCCGCTCGGGCTGCGGATCGAGGCCGCAGGTCGTGTGGCTGCCCGCGTCTCGGATGACGTCAGGGAATTACTGCACGGTAACGTCGACGCGGTGGTGAGTAATTGCGGCCTCCCGGTCGGAGCGCATAACCTCGCGTTCATTCCTACGCCGACGATCGGCACGCAGGATTGCGACCTCACCATCACGCTCAAGGATCTACGATCACCGGTGTGGGAGTATCGGCAGATTCTCCGTCAACGTTTGACAGAGCGCTATCCAGGAACCGAATTCACGTTTCAGCCGGCTGATCTGACCGATAAGATTCTGAACTTCGGCTCGCTCGCGCCCATCGACCTGCAAATCAATGGGCCGGACCTCTATGCCAATTACTCGTATGCGCAAAAATTGGCGGGCAAGTTCCGCCAGATCCCGGGCGCCGCCGACGTGTATATCTATCAAACCATGTTCCAGCCGACCATCTTGGTCGAAGGTGACCGGAGATTCGCCCTCGGCTTGAATCTGAACCAGAGGGACTTCGGCTTCAACATGCTGCTGGCAACCGCCGGCAGCCAGCAGATCGATCAGAAATATTGGCTCGACCGCTCGACCCAACAGTCTTACCGCCTCAATGTCTATACCCCTCAGCCACAGCTGACGAGCATTAAAGATCTCCAAACGATCCCGGTCGCTCCGGAAGATCGCGGTCGTGAGGAAGGTGGGGCAACCGGTGTGCAATTGCTGGGCAATATGACCAACCTTTCCTTGATCGGAACACCGGGTGTGGTGACGCATCGGAATCTCCTGCCGATGATCGACGTCTTGGTGTCTGCGGAGGGACGGGATCTCGGCGGGGTGCTCGCGGATGTTCGCCATATAGCGGAGATCATGAAAGATGACCTGCCCCGCGGGGCGGAAGTCGAAATCCATGGCCAATCCGAAGTCATGCACGATGCCTTTGTCGAATTGGGCGGCGGTCTCATAATCGCCATCCTGCTGGTCTATCTACTCATCGTCGTCAATTTCCAATCGTGGCTCGATCCCTTCATCATCATTACAGCGTTGGTGGGCGCGTTTGCAGGCATCGCGTGGTCCCTCTTCGTGACCAAAACGTATATCTCCGTGCCGGCGATGACCGGGGCCATCATGACGATGGGCACGGCCACCGCCAATTCCATCTTGCTCGTCGCATATGCCCGTGAGCGGCTCGCCGTCCACGGCGACGCGATACGGGCTGCGGTTGAAGCCGGGAAAGCACGCATTCGTCCGGTACTCATGACCGCCGCCGCGATGATCATCGGTATGCTCCCGATGGCGACGGCCAATTCCCAAAACGCGCCGCTTGGTCGAGCCGTCATGGGAGGATTGACAGTGGCGACCCTCTTCACACTGTTCTTTGTCCCCTGCGTCTATGCCATCATCTACAACCGTCGAGCTGTTCCTCAAAAGGAGCGTGTGCAATATGAATAA
- a CDS encoding efflux RND transporter periplasmic adaptor subunit, whose protein sequence is MNNLGRKSFLVIIVLVGLVTLVYRFSENQHEAAALQADTLQSAVTPVALTSAKRSEPTDTITLPGTVEGWYEAPIYARVEGYVKAWYKDYGDNVKKGDVLAELNTPDLDADYKQAIADLQSERARNELAQLTAKRYVAMREHQALSEQAISVQLAEAQAEAAKVAAAEQKVKNIEAFIGFKKITAPFDGVVIQRNINVGDLVSKEGSINTTNAKNNLFTVAVVDKLRLFVNVPSRFGPFLNPGVSADVTVPQIPNRHFTFNFLTVAKGFDVNTRTAVTVFTIDNKDRALWPGSYATVRLTAPVESGVTTIPTSALVFQEHGTQVAVVTEDERVHFKPIEVTKILDNVIELTSGISDGDRIINNPSAALLEGDKVRVVTPAAGYDIMNPKEKMPETAALKK, encoded by the coding sequence ATGAATAACTTAGGTAGAAAATCATTCCTAGTCATCATCGTCCTTGTGGGACTCGTGACTCTCGTGTATCGCTTCAGCGAGAACCAGCACGAGGCCGCCGCATTGCAGGCGGACACTCTGCAGAGCGCCGTCACCCCTGTGGCCCTTACGTCCGCGAAGCGGTCGGAGCCGACCGACACCATCACGCTGCCCGGCACGGTTGAGGGGTGGTACGAGGCGCCCATCTATGCGCGTGTCGAAGGCTATGTGAAAGCGTGGTACAAGGACTACGGTGACAATGTGAAGAAAGGCGACGTCCTCGCCGAACTCAACACGCCGGACCTCGATGCGGATTACAAGCAGGCGATTGCGGATCTGCAATCTGAACGTGCCAGGAACGAGCTGGCTCAACTGACCGCCAAGCGCTACGTGGCTATGCGGGAACATCAAGCACTCTCCGAGCAAGCCATCTCCGTCCAACTCGCCGAGGCGCAGGCCGAGGCGGCGAAGGTCGCGGCAGCGGAACAAAAGGTCAAGAACATTGAGGCCTTCATCGGGTTTAAAAAGATTACGGCCCCCTTCGATGGAGTCGTAATTCAGCGGAACATCAATGTCGGTGATTTGGTGTCCAAAGAAGGCAGCATCAACACCACCAATGCAAAAAACAACTTGTTTACCGTTGCTGTGGTGGATAAATTGCGGCTCTTCGTGAACGTGCCGTCACGTTTCGGGCCCTTCCTGAATCCCGGAGTGTCGGCGGATGTCACCGTACCGCAAATTCCCAACCGTCATTTCACCTTCAACTTTCTGACCGTGGCGAAGGGATTCGATGTGAACACACGCACGGCGGTCACTGTCTTTACCATAGACAACAAGGACCGAGCGCTCTGGCCGGGTTCTTACGCCACAGTTCGTCTGACCGCTCCGGTGGAATCAGGCGTGACGACGATTCCCACCAGCGCATTGGTATTTCAGGAACACGGCACGCAAGTGGCCGTTGTGACGGAGGACGAGCGGGTTCACTTCAAACCGATTGAGGTCACCAAAATCCTCGACAACGTCATTGAACTAACGTCGGGTATTTCCGACGGCGACCGAATCATAAATAATCCAAGTGCCGCGTTGCTCGAAGGAGACAAGGTGCGCGTCGTTACACCAGCAGCCGGGTACGACATAATGAATCCAAAAGAGAAAATGCCGGAGACGGCTGCCTTGAAGAAATAG
- a CDS encoding P-II family nitrogen regulator: protein MSLTLHPMKEIRVIVGGEHRPFVTELLDRVKATGYTIIGNVSGKGHHSIREAHFMFSEQESLEMIMTVVPEEKVEPILAGLRPLFERHSGVMFVSDVTVSRQEYFGKKR, encoded by the coding sequence ATGAGCTTGACGTTGCATCCAATGAAGGAAATCCGCGTGATTGTGGGAGGCGAACACCGTCCGTTCGTCACTGAGTTGCTCGACCGCGTCAAGGCTACGGGGTATACCATCATCGGCAATGTGTCCGGGAAAGGACATCACAGCATACGCGAGGCTCACTTCATGTTCAGCGAGCAGGAGAGCCTCGAGATGATCATGACGGTCGTGCCGGAAGAGAAAGTCGAGCCGATTCTCGCCGGTCTCCGGCCGCTTTTCGAGCGGCATTCCGGCGTCATGTTCGTGTCAGATGTCACCGTCAGTCGCCAGGAATACTTTGGGAAAAAACGGTAA
- a CDS encoding DUF2309 domain-containing protein — translation MEPLEHVTDIESRRMELRGVVRLAGEVIAQYWPMRTFVHHNPLHSIEYLPFEEAVKRGKQFMGGNGYLPSHLYREYLKAGRIRPAHLDDALKPRVIDKHVTIGSHVVTHGSVLRACLAEGLCAPAMEPLDDQLEDPDRPLIDALAHKLECVLLPFSLDDRIRKVVDESHAALCKWLTLSHWCDDTLGTQIVQQINEQMIKWCGAFLDEGHATWVMPGREKGLYEAWKAMASHEWSPCGIKDSSRKIAKLPDYPEDALLESLGALGIPDELLQDYLSLQLTALPGWAGFIKWRGEERDYPWQQANPVGLVKFLAIRLWYARELVQAACQDYLGIQGRLDAISAYMRDYPEEYYLRRQRVAGRLPALYAEEVDRLSHRKGQSWNNILTRYRAEVIPRLQAASRRGAARRLLALAHSLTIDATALVESTPADLKQVVDWLEAFPESDHGPVWLKALEAGYQEQLLGHLRARTEHTAPSETARPYSQSVYCIDVRSEPFRRHLESVGPHETYGFAGFFAAFIRYRAWGKEHDTEQFPVIMRAKNEVREIPRSYLDHKVSQHAARAKWVHAGHTLLHDLKENVVTPYVMVESLGWFYGLPIFGKTLVPALYQRWTAWLRRLLVPSLATTLTIDKLAPGETAEMLEAEQHAVIREALHEHFGLRSSRIMPTLVEGLRQRALTVEGDPEPPIGAEEIERAGLTPETINAFVEILRRQYDLTTRSASRHKERLTRTGFTLEEQVLTVDTALRMMGLTKNFARLVLFCAHGSTSDNNPYESALDCGACGGNEGKPNARVLAMMANNPRVRERIAKLGINIPSDTHFLAGQMDTTTDAVQLFDLEDAPPTHRADIARLQEDLKDASVLTSQERCARFPDIQHVLNEAEAEAHVRRRSMDWSQVRPEWGLSNNTSFLIGRRELTKGLDLGGRVFLHSYDYREDPSNRLLEVLLTAPQVVAQWINMEHYFSAVDNEVYGSGSKIYHNVVGRLGIMSGPWSDLRLGLARQTVMSGEGAYHEPMRLLTIIEAPRERIDKLIARHEVLRHFYHNEWVHLIALDPEKRIWYRYRPTGEWSAIEEQVYSATPDS, via the coding sequence ATGGAACCGCTAGAGCACGTGACTGACATTGAGTCCAGGCGGATGGAATTGCGCGGGGTCGTCCGTCTTGCTGGGGAAGTCATTGCGCAGTACTGGCCGATGAGGACCTTCGTCCATCACAATCCATTGCACAGCATCGAGTATCTGCCCTTCGAAGAAGCCGTCAAGCGCGGAAAGCAGTTCATGGGCGGTAACGGGTATCTTCCCAGCCATCTGTATCGTGAGTATCTCAAGGCCGGCCGAATCCGGCCCGCTCATCTCGATGACGCGCTCAAGCCGCGTGTCATCGACAAGCATGTGACCATCGGATCGCACGTCGTCACGCACGGCTCGGTCTTGCGCGCTTGTTTGGCTGAGGGACTGTGTGCTCCGGCCATGGAACCGCTTGACGATCAACTTGAAGATCCCGACAGGCCGCTGATCGACGCACTGGCCCATAAGCTGGAATGCGTGCTGCTTCCTTTTTCACTGGATGATCGCATCCGCAAAGTCGTGGATGAGAGCCACGCCGCGCTTTGCAAATGGCTCACCCTTTCGCACTGGTGCGACGACACGCTCGGCACACAGATCGTCCAGCAGATCAACGAACAAATGATCAAGTGGTGCGGCGCCTTCCTGGACGAGGGCCATGCCACATGGGTCATGCCGGGACGCGAAAAGGGGCTGTATGAAGCCTGGAAGGCCATGGCCTCCCACGAATGGTCTCCCTGTGGGATCAAAGACAGTTCCAGGAAGATTGCGAAGCTGCCGGACTATCCGGAGGACGCCCTTCTCGAAAGCCTGGGTGCACTGGGGATTCCTGATGAACTGCTTCAAGATTACTTATCATTACAATTGACCGCGCTGCCGGGGTGGGCCGGCTTCATTAAATGGCGAGGCGAGGAACGTGACTATCCGTGGCAACAGGCCAATCCGGTAGGCCTCGTCAAATTTTTAGCCATTCGACTCTGGTATGCGCGAGAACTGGTGCAGGCGGCGTGTCAGGACTATCTGGGCATTCAGGGTCGACTTGACGCCATCTCTGCCTACATGCGCGACTATCCCGAAGAATATTATCTTCGACGGCAGCGGGTGGCCGGCCGGTTGCCCGCCCTCTACGCCGAAGAAGTTGACCGGCTTTCACATCGGAAAGGGCAAAGCTGGAACAATATCCTCACACGGTACCGTGCCGAGGTCATTCCCCGGCTGCAAGCGGCCTCTCGTCGCGGGGCCGCACGCCGGCTTCTCGCCTTGGCCCATTCCTTGACCATTGATGCAACGGCACTCGTTGAAAGCACCCCGGCGGATCTCAAACAAGTCGTCGACTGGTTGGAGGCATTCCCCGAATCGGACCATGGACCCGTATGGCTCAAGGCCCTGGAGGCCGGCTACCAGGAACAGCTGTTGGGACACTTGCGCGCGCGCACCGAGCATACCGCGCCCTCTGAGACGGCTCGCCCGTACTCACAGTCGGTCTACTGCATCGACGTGCGTTCCGAACCGTTCCGCCGCCATCTCGAATCGGTCGGCCCGCACGAAACGTATGGCTTCGCGGGTTTCTTTGCCGCCTTTATCCGCTATCGAGCCTGGGGAAAGGAGCATGATACGGAACAGTTCCCCGTGATCATGCGGGCGAAGAACGAGGTGCGGGAAATTCCGCGTAGCTATCTCGATCATAAGGTATCGCAGCACGCCGCACGAGCCAAGTGGGTACATGCAGGTCACACGCTCTTGCACGACCTGAAAGAGAATGTCGTGACTCCCTATGTCATGGTGGAATCGCTGGGGTGGTTTTACGGCCTGCCGATTTTCGGCAAGACGTTGGTCCCGGCGCTCTATCAGCGCTGGACCGCCTGGTTGCGACGCCTGCTCGTCCCCTCATTGGCCACCACACTGACGATAGACAAACTGGCGCCTGGTGAAACCGCCGAGATGCTCGAAGCGGAACAACACGCCGTGATCAGGGAGGCGTTGCACGAACACTTCGGACTGCGCAGTTCCCGTATCATGCCCACGCTCGTGGAAGGGTTACGGCAGCGTGCGTTGACCGTGGAAGGAGACCCGGAGCCTCCGATCGGTGCCGAAGAAATCGAGCGGGCCGGTCTCACACCGGAGACGATCAACGCGTTTGTCGAAATCCTACGCCGGCAATACGATCTGACGACGAGATCCGCGTCACGACACAAGGAACGGCTCACCCGGACCGGGTTCACCTTGGAAGAACAGGTTCTGACTGTCGACACGGCGCTCCGTATGATGGGGCTGACCAAGAATTTCGCCCGGCTCGTCCTCTTCTGCGCCCACGGGAGCACGTCGGACAATAATCCCTACGAATCCGCGCTCGATTGCGGGGCCTGCGGCGGCAATGAGGGCAAACCTAATGCACGTGTCCTCGCGATGATGGCGAACAATCCCAGGGTTCGTGAGCGAATCGCCAAACTGGGAATCAACATCCCCTCCGACACGCATTTTCTCGCCGGCCAGATGGATACGACGACCGATGCCGTACAACTGTTCGACCTTGAAGACGCCCCCCCGACCCATCGCGCGGATATAGCCCGACTCCAAGAAGACCTCAAAGATGCCTCTGTGCTTACCAGTCAAGAACGCTGTGCGCGCTTTCCCGATATCCAACACGTGCTCAATGAGGCGGAGGCCGAAGCGCATGTCCGCAGGCGGAGCATGGACTGGAGTCAAGTCAGGCCGGAGTGGGGCCTGTCAAACAATACGTCGTTCCTGATCGGACGAAGGGAACTGACCAAAGGACTGGACCTGGGCGGTCGCGTCTTCCTGCACTCGTACGACTATCGAGAAGATCCCAGCAACCGATTGCTCGAGGTGCTGCTCACGGCCCCGCAGGTCGTGGCGCAGTGGATCAACATGGAACACTATTTTTCGGCGGTGGACAACGAGGTCTACGGAAGCGGCAGTAAGATTTACCACAACGTGGTGGGACGGTTGGGCATCATGTCGGGCCCATGGAGCGACCTTCGGCTTGGATTGGCCAGGCAAACCGTCATGAGCGGCGAAGGCGCCTATCACGAGCCGATGCGGCTGTTGACGATCATTGAGGCGCCGCGTGAGCGGATCGACAAGCTCATCGCGCGGCACGAAGTGCTCCGGCATTTCTATCATAATGAGTGGGTGCACCTGATCGCTCTCGATCCTGAAAAGAGGATATGGTATCGGTATCGGCCCACCGGCGAGTGGAGCGCGATCGAGGAGCAGGTGTACAGTGCAACCCCTGATTCGTGA